Proteins from a single region of Bacteroidetes Order II. bacterium:
- a CDS encoding acyltransferase — MGLYRLLLAIAVVFTHSSPILGIKMVGGLNAVQCFYIISGFYMSMVLNEKYTGTGKDTYKLFITNRLLRLYPIYWAVLGIVILTSFIAFKNHHGFYAGLLDPYYKYFIRGNMSWWTWGVLTFSNFGLIGQDWLMFTGYHQTDGILMLSHNYKLFDPPINKFLMIPQAWTLGVEITFYLMAPFIVRRPLKSVSWLLGFTIVLRILAYKFDLNYDPWSYRFFPLELMYFLLGNVSYRLYQKIKERAIPRYVYQAILVVVIAGTLIYQEAPVSWYYPLKYTYTALLVLAIPFLFEYTKNNKVDRWIGELSYPLYICHMLFVSAWTVKLFPDLGGHGVTVTAYSLLMAILLNQWVAEPVEKIRQRRAATLKKGAVAAIPSS; from the coding sequence GTGGGACTTTATCGCCTTTTACTCGCTATAGCTGTTGTATTTACCCACAGTTCGCCCATTCTGGGCATAAAGATGGTGGGTGGTCTAAATGCCGTTCAATGTTTTTACATTATATCCGGCTTCTATATGTCTATGGTGCTAAACGAAAAATATACTGGAACAGGGAAGGATACCTATAAGCTGTTTATTACCAATCGCCTACTTCGCCTTTATCCGATCTACTGGGCGGTCCTGGGCATTGTGATTCTGACGAGTTTTATTGCCTTTAAAAACCACCACGGCTTTTACGCCGGATTGTTGGACCCGTACTATAAATATTTTATTCGAGGCAACATGAGTTGGTGGACATGGGGTGTGCTCACCTTCTCGAACTTTGGCCTTATTGGGCAAGACTGGCTGATGTTTACGGGCTATCATCAGACCGACGGTATTTTAATGCTTTCTCATAATTACAAGCTCTTCGATCCGCCAATCAATAAGTTTTTAATGATTCCACAGGCATGGACCTTGGGGGTAGAAATCACCTTTTATTTGATGGCCCCCTTTATTGTCCGGAGGCCCTTAAAGTCGGTTTCTTGGCTTTTGGGATTCACCATTGTTTTGCGCATTCTGGCGTATAAATTTGATCTGAACTACGACCCTTGGAGCTATCGTTTCTTTCCGTTGGAGTTGATGTACTTTTTATTAGGGAATGTGTCTTATCGGTTGTATCAAAAAATAAAAGAAAGGGCGATTCCTCGCTATGTGTATCAGGCCATTTTGGTTGTAGTGATTGCCGGAACCCTGATATACCAAGAGGCCCCTGTTTCGTGGTATTATCCGCTGAAATATACCTATACTGCATTGTTGGTATTGGCCATTCCATTTCTCTTTGAATATACCAAAAACAACAAAGTGGACCGGTGGATTGGGGAGCTTTCGTATCCGCTCTATATTTGCCACATGCTCTTTGTGAGTGCCTGGACGGTGAAACTGTTTCCGGATTTGGGTGGGCACGGGGTGACGGTGACCGCCTATTCTTTGTTGATGGCCATTTTATTGAACCAATGGGTGGCGGAACCTGTCGAGAAAATACGGCAAAGGCGGGCAGCTACCCTTAAAAAGGGCGCGGTGGCCGCTATACCTTCTTCATAA
- a CDS encoding YdeI/OmpD-associated family protein has translation MQDIPPFRPDGISSFYAESRAAWRAWLAANHQTADKVWLIMYHKKSGVPSVYYDEAVDEALCFGWIDSKPAKRNAESYYQYFSKRKPKSNWSGVNKDKVTRLAEQGLMTEAGWEMVTLAKKTGTWTALDAVIALEIPKDLQRALEAYPTAEEHFQRFPASVKRALLEWISSAKQPATRAKRILETAQEAAENRRANQYRPTKKPS, from the coding sequence ATGCAAGACATCCCGCCCTTTAGACCAGATGGCATATCGTCCTTTTATGCCGAAAGTCGCGCTGCTTGGCGTGCTTGGTTGGCCGCTAACCATCAAACCGCAGACAAGGTATGGCTTATTATGTATCATAAAAAAAGTGGTGTACCCAGTGTCTATTACGACGAAGCGGTGGATGAAGCCCTGTGCTTTGGCTGGATAGACAGCAAGCCCGCCAAACGCAATGCCGAGAGCTATTACCAATATTTTTCTAAACGGAAACCCAAGAGCAATTGGAGCGGGGTCAATAAAGATAAAGTTACTCGTTTGGCCGAGCAGGGCCTCATGACCGAAGCAGGCTGGGAAATGGTGACCTTAGCCAAAAAAACAGGTACTTGGACGGCTTTGGATGCGGTGATTGCCTTAGAAATACCTAAAGACCTGCAAAGGGCCTTAGAAGCATATCCAACTGCGGAGGAACACTTTCAGCGCTTCCCGGCCTCGGTAAAACGCGCCCTATTAGAGTGGATATCCAGCGCCAAACAGCCTGCTACCCGTGCCAAACGCATCTTGGAAACGGCCCAAGAAGCGGCAGAAAATAGGCGTGCAAACCAATATCGGCCTACGAAAAAACCTTCATAG